The sequence below is a genomic window from Gemmatimonas sp. UBA7669.
CGGAATGTCGTCGGCGACGATTTCGCGCCCGTGTGCAAGCACCACCATGCTTTCCACGAGATTGCGCAGCTCGCGCACGTTGCCGGGCCAGTGGTACTCCACCAGCAGGCCGAGCGCGTCGGCCGATATGCCGTTGAAGGCACGATCGTGCAGCGACGAGAACTCGCTCACGAAGCGCCGCACGAGCAGCGGAATGTCCTCACGCCGCTCACGCAGTGGCGGGAGATAGACGCTCAGTACGTTGAGTCGATAGAAGAGATCGGCGCGAAACTGCCCCTCCTCCACATGCTCACGCAACGGGCGATTGGTGGCGGCCACCACACGCACATCCACCGGAATGGATTGCCCGCCGCCCACACGCGTGACTTCGCGCTCCTCGAGCACACGCAGCAACTTGACCTGCGTGCTCTGCGGAATCTCGCCGATCTCGTCGAGAAACAAGGTCCCGGTGTCCGCCAACTCGAAGCGGCCCAGTCGCCGTTCGGCCGCGCCGGTAAAGGCGCCCTTCTCGTGACCGAACAATTCGCTTTCGAGCAGGGTCTCCGGCAGGGCACCCACGTTCACGGCGATGAACGGCTTGCCTCGCCGCGGACTGAGACGGTGCACCGCGCGGGCCACCAACTCCTTGCCGGTGCCGCTCTCGCCCTCAATGAGCACGGTGCTCGTGACCGGCGCGATCTGCTCCACCTTGACCAGCACTTCGCGAATGGCGGCCGACTCCCCAACAAGGCCCGTCAATTCGGCCAACTGTCGACGCTCCATGCGACGACGAATGCTGTCCACCACATCGTCAACGACGACGGGCTTATCCCATACTTCGGCGTACCCGATGTCGCGCAGACGGTCGGTGAGGGCCGGGTCGGCCACGTCCACCAGACCGATGACCGACACGTTGTCCCAGAGCAACTGCCGCACGAGCGCCACGTGCGCCGCGTCGAGCAGCGCGCCGGTGAACACCACGACCATGGGCTTCGCGCGACGCAGTTCACCGCGCACGTCGTCCATGGGTGAGATGGCCACCGTACGATGCCCGAGCGCCTCGAGCGCGGCGTTGATACGCACCGCCGGCTCGACGTCGGTGAGCAGAATGGCCACTACGCCGTTGTCGTCACCTTCAACAGTGCGACGCGACGTGGCAGCCCGTACGGGTTGTGTCACGCCTTGCCTGGACGCTTGTAGAAGGGGAGCTTGACCACGCGCGCGGGCACGCGCTTGCCGCGGATATCCACTTCGAAGGTGGTGCCTTCCACGGCGGCGGCCGTCGGCAGATAACAGGTGCCGATGGGTATGCCCAGCGTGGGGCTCATGGTGCCGCTGCAGACTTCACCGACCACCACGTCGCCGTACACCACGGGATAGCCGTGCCGCGGAATGGCGCGCTCTTCGAACGTGAAGCCGACGAGCTTGCGGTCGGTGCCTTCACTGTGCTGGCGCAGCAGCACGTCCTTGCCGAGGAAGGGCTCAGCCTTGCCCAGCTTGACGAGCCAGTTGAGCCCGGCCTCGAGCGGCGTGGTGCGATCGTCGAGCTCGTTGCCGTAAAGACTCATGCCGGCCTCGAGACGCAGCGTGTCGCGGCACCCGAGTCCGCAGGGCGTTACACGGCCACCAGCCATGATGGCGGCCCACACCGTGCTCGCCTGCGCGGCGTCGAAGTACAACTCGAAACCGAGTTCACCCGTGTAGCCGGTGCGTGAGATGATGCAGGGCACGCCCGCCACCTGCCCCTCGACAAACCAGTAGTACTTGATGCCGTCGAGCGGCACGCTGGCCAGCGCCGCGACAATGGCTGGCGCCTCGGGGCCCTGCACGGCCAGCAGCGCGGTGGCGTCGGACACATCCGTCAAGCTGCAGTCGAAGCCGGCGCGGTTGGCCTCGAGATGCGCGATGTCCTTGTCTCGATTGCTGGCGTTGATGACCAGCATGAGGTGATCGGGAAAGCGATACACCAGGAGGTCGTCGACAATCGTGCCATCGGCGCGCAGCAGCGTGCTGTACTGAATCTGCCCCACGGCCAGCGCCGAGACGTCGTTGCTCGTCACCGACGAGACGAAACGAATGGCATCAGGCCCACGCACGATGACTTCGCCCATATGCGACACGTCGAACATGCCGCAGGTCTCGCGCACCGCCTTGTGCTCGGCCGTGATGCCGGCGGGATACTGGACGGGCATTTCGTAGCCGGCGAAGGGCACGATCTTGGCGCCGAGGGCGACGTGCACGTCGTGAAGCGGCGTGCGCTTGAGCGCAGTGGTGCTATCAGCAGTCATGGGCGGGGTCGGAGCTGGTGGTCGGCCACAGCGGCCGAACAGGTAAGATGCCAGAATTGGCAGGACTGTGCCAGCCATGCTGGCAGTCGAACGCCCGATGCGCTGCGGGGATTTCCCCGACCGCGCCACGTCCCGGCTCCGGATATACCTTCCTCAGTATCTCGCCGGCTCGACACCGGCTGACTCCGACATTGCGAGGTCCTGATGCTCGTCCGCCAGATCTTCGACCCGGCCCTGGCTCAGTATGCGTACCTGATCGGCTGCCCGCGCAGCGGTGAAGCCATCGTCATAGACCCCGAACGCGACATTGATCGCTACTACGACGTGGCCGAACGGCACAAGCTGCGCATCGTGGCGGCGGCCGACACGCATATCCATGCGGACTATCTGTCGGGCTTGCGGGAGTTCGCCGAGCGGGGCGTGCGGGTCTACGCCAGCGACGAGGGCGGGCCGGAGTGGCGCTACGAGTGGCTGCTCGACTCGTCGTATGACTATCGGCTGCTCAAGCACGATGACCACTTCAAGGTGGGCAACATAGAATTTGTCGCCGTGCACACGCCCGGCCATACGCCGGAACATCTCGTGTACGAGGTTATCGACCACGGGTCGGGTGCCACGGAGCCTGTCGGTGTGGTGTCGGGCGACTTTGTGTTTGTGGGCGACCTGGGTCGGCCCGACTTGCTGGAGAACGCAGCAGGCCACGCGGGCAGCATGATTCCGGCGGCGCAGCAACTCTACCGCTCACTGGCGCGTTTCCGCAGACTGCCGGAGTTCACGCAGGTGTGGCCCGCCCATGGTGCCGGCAGTGCCTGCGGCAAGTCACTGGGTGATGTGCCCTCGTCCACGGTGGGATACGAGCTGCGCTTCAATCCGGCGCTGCGTTCGGCCACATCGGAGACGGATTTCATCTCCTACATTCTGAGCGGACAGCCCGAACCGCCGTTCTACTTTGCGCGCATGAAGCGGGACAACAAGGTGGGGCCCAAGGTCATTGGCGCCGTGCCAGGACTGCCCCACCTTCCCTCACGCGAGTTGAGTGCCCTGGCGGGTCGCAGTGACGTGGTGGTGGTGGACACGCGGCCGCGCGGAGAGTTCATCAAGGGGCATCTACCCAAGTCGTTGTTGGCCGAGTGGGAGTTCCAGTTCGTCAACATCACCGGCTCGTACATCGAGGAAGGCACGCCGATCTATCTCATCATCGAGCCCTCACAGGTGGATGAAGCGACGCGTCTGCTGCTGCGTATTGGCCTCGACAAGCTGGTAGGCTACTTCACGCCTGCGGACTTTGCGGCCTACGTGGCCGGCGGCGGTTCGGCCGCAACGCTCGAGGCCATCAGCATGGCGGAGATGGAGGAACGTCGTGTGGCTGGTGGCGTGCGTGTGCTCGACGTGCGCGGCAAGGTGGACTTTGACACAGCGCAGGTGACGGGCGCGCAGAACATTGCGCATACGCGTCTCTTGGCGCGACTTGGTGAGCTACCCAACGATGCGCCGGTGCTGGTGCACTGCGCGAGCGGTGCCCGCGCCGTGCATGCGTCAGCTTTTCTTGCCCGCCATGGTTACACGCCGAGCACGGTCGCGGATTCGTTCACGCGATGGCAGCCGGCCGTCTCCGCCTGATGCGCTGACGCAGCTCGGCGGCAACGGCCTCGATGTGGCCAGCCACTTTGACCTTCTCAAAGACGCTGGCTACACGACCCGCCGGGTCAATAATCACAGTCGTGCGCACCACGCCCATGTACTCACGGCCGTAGAGCTTCTTGGGTGCCCACACGCCCCACTTCTCGAGCACGCGGTGGTCCTCGTCGGCCAGCAGCGTGTATGGCAAGGTGTGTTTGGCCTTGAATCGCTGATGTCTGGCGACGGAGTCGGGGCTGAGGCCCAGCACCACGGCACCCATCTCTTCGAACTCGGCCCAGGCGTCGCGAAACGCGCAGGCCTCTGCGGTGCAGGCCGGCGTGTCGTCCTGCGGATAGCAGAACACCACCACCCACTGTCCGCGCAGTGACTTGAGCGTGAGCGGCTCACCGGAATCGGTGGGCAGCGTGAAGTTCGGGGCCATGCGCCCCACAACGAGTGACATGCGATGTGTGGTGAGAAGCCGTGGACAACGGCGACTCACCCCATCGTGTGAAGCGGCTCGTTGCCCATGAGGGCGGCCATGATGGCCTTCTGGATGTGCAGGCGGTTCTCGGCCTCGTCCCACACCACGCTTTGCGGGCCGTCGATAACCTCGGCTGTCACTTCCTCACCCCGATGTGCCGGGAGACAGTGAAGGAAGATGGCGTGACGTGCGGCGCGAGCCATGAGCTCCGCGTCCACCTGATAGAGGGCAAACGCCAACGCACGCCGCGCTTGTTCCTCCTCCTGGCCCATGGATGCCCATACGTCGGTGGTCACCACATCGACCCCATCGACGGCTTCGCGCGGATCGCGGAGCAGACGCACATCGGCGCCGCGCGCGCGGGCATCGGCGAGGAACTGATCATCCGGGTCGTAGCCTTCCGGGCAGGCCAGCCGCAGGCTGAAGCCGAGATGTGCGGCGGCCTCGATCCAGGAGTTGGCCATGTTGTTGCCGTCGCCAATCCAGGCCACCGACTTGCCGCGCACATCGCCGAGGTGCTGCTGCATGGTGAGCACATCGGCGAGCACCTGACAGGGATGCGAGAGGTCAGTGAGGCCGTTGATGACGGGGATGTGCGCGTAGGTGGCGAGATCCTGGGCATCCTGATGCGCAAAGGTGCGGATCATGATGCCGTGGACGTAACGCGAGAGCACCCGGGCCGTGTCGGGGATGGGTTCGCCGCGGCCCAGTTGCACGTCACGCGGCGAAAGGAAATGCGCCGTACCGCCGAGCTGATTGGCGCCCACCTCGAAGGACATGCGGGTGCGCGTGGACGACTTCATGAAGATCATGGCCAGCGCCTTGCCGGCCAGCGGCCGCGCGGTGTAGGCGCCGGTGCGCATGCGTTCGGCGAGCGCGAGCAACGCAAACGTCTCGTCGGTCGAGAAGTCGGCGATGTTGAGGAAGTCGCGGTGCGGTCGCTCGGGGTGCATGGGCGCCTGCCTGGCTCGGTCGTCCGGGAAACGGAACGCAGACGGCGCGACCGGGGAGGCCGCGCCGTCTGCATGGATATGCAGGAAACTTAGTCGAGTGTGTCGTTTGTCCAATGCTTGGGCGGGAATTCATGCGGGGGGGCTCCTGAAGCGAGGTGCCCGGAGCTCTACCATCGGCCGGGGCTA
It includes:
- a CDS encoding sigma-54 interaction domain-containing protein → MTQPVRAATSRRTVEGDDNGVVAILLTDVEPAVRINAALEALGHRTVAISPMDDVRGELRRAKPMVVVFTGALLDAAHVALVRQLLWDNVSVIGLVDVADPALTDRLRDIGYAEVWDKPVVVDDVVDSIRRRMERRQLAELTGLVGESAAIREVLVKVEQIAPVTSTVLIEGESGTGKELVARAVHRLSPRRGKPFIAVNVGALPETLLESELFGHEKGAFTGAAERRLGRFELADTGTLFLDEIGEIPQSTQVKLLRVLEEREVTRVGGGQSIPVDVRVVAATNRPLREHVEEGQFRADLFYRLNVLSVYLPPLRERREDIPLLVRRFVSEFSSLHDRAFNGISADALGLLVEYHWPGNVRELRNLVESMVVLAHGREIVADDIPRAIRDGGGRRLLPVPVGPMVQGAERAQGRELEFIVRSLVELKLQVEELRRRMDVEQRPPLGWVGDVHPVGGHPLGGHPMAGHPIGNGHVAPPFGGDVAIGPVVPAGGARGAEFRAGESYGIEPRDQTPPATVITLGPGMTMAEIERVAIQAALRDSGGNRRKAAELLGIGERTLYRKLREYEGETGPDEGPDGEET
- the gcvT gene encoding glycine cleavage system aminomethyltransferase GcvT translates to MTADSTTALKRTPLHDVHVALGAKIVPFAGYEMPVQYPAGITAEHKAVRETCGMFDVSHMGEVIVRGPDAIRFVSSVTSNDVSALAVGQIQYSTLLRADGTIVDDLLVYRFPDHLMLVINASNRDKDIAHLEANRAGFDCSLTDVSDATALLAVQGPEAPAIVAALASVPLDGIKYYWFVEGQVAGVPCIISRTGYTGELGFELYFDAAQASTVWAAIMAGGRVTPCGLGCRDTLRLEAGMSLYGNELDDRTTPLEAGLNWLVKLGKAEPFLGKDVLLRQHSEGTDRKLVGFTFEERAIPRHGYPVVYGDVVVGEVCSGTMSPTLGIPIGTCYLPTAAAVEGTTFEVDIRGKRVPARVVKLPFYKRPGKA
- a CDS encoding MBL fold metallo-hydrolase — its product is MLVRQIFDPALAQYAYLIGCPRSGEAIVIDPERDIDRYYDVAERHKLRIVAAADTHIHADYLSGLREFAERGVRVYASDEGGPEWRYEWLLDSSYDYRLLKHDDHFKVGNIEFVAVHTPGHTPEHLVYEVIDHGSGATEPVGVVSGDFVFVGDLGRPDLLENAAGHAGSMIPAAQQLYRSLARFRRLPEFTQVWPAHGAGSACGKSLGDVPSSTVGYELRFNPALRSATSETDFISYILSGQPEPPFYFARMKRDNKVGPKVIGAVPGLPHLPSRELSALAGRSDVVVVDTRPRGEFIKGHLPKSLLAEWEFQFVNITGSYIEEGTPIYLIIEPSQVDEATRLLLRIGLDKLVGYFTPADFAAYVAGGGSAATLEAISMAEMEERRVAGGVRVLDVRGKVDFDTAQVTGAQNIAHTRLLARLGELPNDAPVLVHCASGARAVHASAFLARHGYTPSTVADSFTRWQPAVSA
- the bcp gene encoding thioredoxin-dependent thiol peroxidase, with the protein product MSLVVGRMAPNFTLPTDSGEPLTLKSLRGQWVVVFCYPQDDTPACTAEACAFRDAWAEFEEMGAVVLGLSPDSVARHQRFKAKHTLPYTLLADEDHRVLEKWGVWAPKKLYGREYMGVVRTTVIIDPAGRVASVFEKVKVAGHIEAVAAELRQRIRRRRPAAIA
- the argF gene encoding ornithine carbamoyltransferase produces the protein MHPERPHRDFLNIADFSTDETFALLALAERMRTGAYTARPLAGKALAMIFMKSSTRTRMSFEVGANQLGGTAHFLSPRDVQLGRGEPIPDTARVLSRYVHGIMIRTFAHQDAQDLATYAHIPVINGLTDLSHPCQVLADVLTMQQHLGDVRGKSVAWIGDGNNMANSWIEAAAHLGFSLRLACPEGYDPDDQFLADARARGADVRLLRDPREAVDGVDVVTTDVWASMGQEEEQARRALAFALYQVDAELMARAARHAIFLHCLPAHRGEEVTAEVIDGPQSVVWDEAENRLHIQKAIMAALMGNEPLHTMG